In one window of Alphaproteobacteria bacterium DNA:
- a CDS encoding ABC transporter permease subunit, with product MFSTVLDILIQYHTGFLSGLAVTLQLCAIIWSLGIILGSALGFFGWQYPDSVGKVSRIISFILAGIPILVFLFWLHYPVQAIFEVVIDPFYTAAFTFTIVNIFGVADLVRFALEDFPQQYLFAARVCGLPHKKTIFKIQLPILFRQVLPGLLMLQVTMLHVTLFSSLISVEEIFRVAQRINAQIYKPVEIYTALGIFFLMVCLPVNGVAVWIKNKYTRNLSDR from the coding sequence ATGTTTTCGACTGTCCTCGACATATTAATTCAATACCATACCGGCTTTTTAAGCGGTCTTGCGGTTACTTTACAGCTTTGCGCGATTATCTGGTCGCTTGGCATTATTTTGGGCTCGGCGCTTGGATTCTTTGGATGGCAATATCCGGATTCGGTTGGAAAAGTATCGCGCATTATTTCCTTTATCCTGGCCGGCATTCCGATCCTGGTATTTTTATTCTGGCTGCATTATCCGGTGCAGGCGATTTTTGAAGTCGTGATTGACCCGTTTTACACCGCCGCTTTTACATTCACTATCGTCAATATTTTTGGCGTCGCGGATTTGGTGCGCTTTGCGCTCGAAGATTTTCCGCAGCAATATTTATTTGCCGCGCGCGTTTGCGGCCTGCCGCACAAAAAGACCATTTTTAAAATCCAATTGCCGATTTTATTCCGCCAGGTCTTGCCTGGTTTGTTAATGCTGCAAGTCACGATGCTGCATGTAACCTTGTTTTCCAGTTTGATTTCAGTCGAAGAAATTTTCCGCGTGGCGCAGCGCATCAACGCGCAAATTTATAAACCCGTTGAAATTTACACCGCGCTTGGGATCTTTTTCCTGATGGTTTGCCTGCCGGTCAACGGCGTCGCTGTTTGGATCAAGAATAAGTATACGAGGAATTTGTCGGACCGATAA